The Anopheles merus strain MAF chromosome 2L, AmerM5.1, whole genome shotgun sequence genome has a segment encoding these proteins:
- the LOC121592764 gene encoding uncharacterized protein LOC121592764 isoform X1, protein MLPADRFLSSPWLPGSTMKLTPGAGITLLIGIAGSIFLVAQSHRLLRSKLSQRRRSSRKPDAAECYMCNANIELETPDSFATCRGCEKLVCRGENCCQWVESIGIWECTGCQSNRVIQQKAGEWLLNQLTVRLKHPGPVELKDGNLLGLGLDTDDARSTTSSTTTTVSANQRVKVREFIEELLSAMLHGPLDDVSVGQLMKHESYLRLFRKFHTRLSRCLYNLERSIHHSLMSDLPLWEGQQQHHSPSDQHFELKRLIQRILEEIAKLPELLNHSGLPLRPEEHLPYFDPKKYEQLLATAVLNKVVDDYRNPKNFTDGGDVAGKGQTGAGATPYTGTTVDINHNQLSETGSSQSLLSKESLRQMSVTADDQAPQPHEGVSYSAIGTERRLSDTDESYLSDYIQRHKVPLPDLSDTTGSGSGAEDDDLQSLKSNATDGTWEENWLFRKRQLKTTESSIAMLVPSPTEEVKALIGDKNADEISDLSEAGSDCEGYESDGNVNGGTVPSVAPVVVASSSKDTTSEGISSSSKTQSLDEMLPPDSLVSINSLPVNEEALSEATNSQLLADQVAQNGASGRLQVDDLISIEPVADRVETTNPTLTNPFLDDVFEANNNVITDDVKMLQRTETGDNRSSATESNGYGDRKEIPIDRAHPSPSNPVAVDSVVVVAVPPLADSSTTNGNGSSVDSSVATDSSVDSSTVKTNKLEFLKQPEVLLDSRSPPDSPVQQVLSPHPIMMTITDVFDRLANSSPLTAISEEQPPAVLDEMVDSEPPTLEAITEECSGLVEEKHPVLSPSDSVQVEQDDSEYRTISEATNNSLLLADSFDGLESFDTYEPGNDEFCSLMEPNDSDRTPEPGPSPDRLQIWETPPAALYVCNQGQIEFAEQLQSLEEDTTKQQDPFERTPDDQPTRVTLQPDLVTFDNNAPSPESGPPGIVAVTEQMRAYCEELKAILNLPEDEEPSQELSVPLEPEPEQWEIVDTPEALEALEQFQNELLIAVSDPTQTEVRPCSNHAIREEPLLELEDRFPSPIEVAGLQMAQYSDSLKSLEYVEEGTVMDEETLPLPDAFIERGESPQALLVSSEDSSQPIVTVSHTPSTEPVPSITTVSQAGEEHPPTSTEETMLTSIESRDESKIEDTSMPAFSDTELPSLSSPFTSFSLTNSTINNNSNNNNNCMPTNISLTEQGPNHLVTNHTSNNTNPSIDVGESALEVDPEQPPVVESVADVCSLVPAQIATNGGDVPEVQGDSGEQDASLDAPDTLIPGSIAEREHLKWRNAKPIANNPYSPDVLQRRLSEKARPSSMIEIDRLVRKEAAPATGGAAGGVLIDDEEPPKEPTDSGTENDRSLQSVTGGVLTETKKIGREYYINDPERLRAGGAPLKSTLGPQTQTQQPAHSTDDEKSLLLGRAVDESEAAAPQKLTPEPVSSLYRSSSVGKQRDPRAEDIFAARPVQVTADDPILQQGTKVSYLSTAAREIYLVPVESEPNGGSLMSSSSELSSVHSPTNAHQRPELDSLTYSEDSDVTRIYDLTTGEAKVVRTYHSETEPPHDTILQILPQPSPTKQQPALMATAPSHEQSSSSSTVSALKSQLSTGERADVGSYLRRSPFPVKPLSPETIKFFAPKRKLSFTGSTNSLVGESGAKGAGSEQGTTHVLPSMHSSLHIDFPASRNATGSEFAIIEKDVIDVLPSVKELAKCYSGSTSDVSTLPPKPLYKPRVKLRKDFIRQSSDVLNEEGMPNTKGQRQYSSTSSIAVRDEIREIRKLNLEAYRQSTYYPMAPGHSITARSLSKQIREHKSNVTDDHKVGHHQQEEQAAPAPLVPGGADGELNGTDADDEPGHASPERPASPVLLPGHLKSSIQFFESLKNKP, encoded by the exons TAAACTCAGCCAACGACGGCGCTCTTCCCGGAAGCCCGATGCGGCAGAGTGTTACATGTGTAACGCAAACATCGAGCTCGAAACTCCAGACAG CTTCGCAACATGCCGCGGTTGCGAAAAACTGGTCTGCCGGGGCGAAAACTGCTGCCAGTGGGTGGAATCGATCGGCATCTGGGAATGTACCGGCTGCCAGTCGAATCGCGTAATCCAGCAGAAGGCGGGCGAATGGCTGCTGAATCAGTTGACCGTCCGGCTGAAGCACCCGGGCCCGGTAGAGCTGAAGGACGGCAATCTGCTCGGTCTCGGTTTGG ACACGGACGATGCTCGCAGCACCACTTCCAGCACAACGACGACCGTTTCGGCCAACCAGCGTGTGAAGGTGCGAGAATTCATCGAGGAGCTGCTGTCCGCTATGCTGCACGGTCCGCTGGACGATGTATCCGTTGGGCAGCTAATGAAACATGAAAGCT ATTTAAGACTTTTTCGCAAGTTCCACACACGTTTGAGCAGGTGTCTGTACAATCTAGAACGCTCGATCCATCACTCACTAATGTCGG atcTACCACTATGGGAAGgtcaacagcagcatcacaGCCCGAGCGATCAGCACTTCGAGCTGAAGCGACTGATACAGAGGATACTGGAAGAGATCGCCAAGCTGCCGGAGCTGCTGAACCACAGTGGCCTGCCGCTACGGCCGGAAGAGCATCTGCCGTACTTCGATCCGAAGAAGTACGAGCAGCTGTTGGCCACTGCGGTGCTGAACAAG GTGGTGGACGACTATCGGAATCCGAAAAACTTCACCGACGGCGGTGACGTGGCAGGCAAGGGGCAGACCGGCGCTGGTGCCACCCCGTACACCGGTACCACGGTGGACATTAACCACAATCAGCTGTCCGAGACGG GTAGCAGCCAAAGTTTGCTGAGTAAAGAAAGCCTCAGACAGATGTCCGTAACG GCTGACGATCAAGCACCACAACCACACGAAGGCGTCAGCTACAGTGCGATCGGCACGGAAAGGCGGCTCTCCGACACGGACGAATCCTACCTGAGCGACTACATCCAGCGGCATAAAGTCCCGCTGCCCGATCTGTCCGACACGACCGGTTCCGGGTCCGGTGCCGAGGACGACGATCTGCAATCGCTCAAGTCGAACGCGACCGATGGTACGTGGGAGGAAAATTGGCTGTTCCGCAAGCGGCAACTGAAGACGACCGAATCCTCGATCGCCATGCTCGTACCGTCGCCCACGGAAGAGGTGAAGGCACTGATCGGGGACAAGAATGCGGACGAGATCAGTGATCTGTCCGAGGCTGGATCGGACTGTGAAGGGTACGAGTCGGATGGCAATGTGAACGGTGGCACTGTACCATCGGTAGCGCCTGTGGTTGTGGCATCAAGCAGCAAAGACACAACGAGTGAGGGAATTTCGTCCTCCTCCAAGACACAATCGCTGGACGAGATGCTGCCGCCCGACAGTCTCGTGTCGATCAACTCGTTGCCGGTCAATGAGGAGGCACTGTCGGAAGCTACCAACAGTCAGCTGCTGGCCGATCAGGTCGCACAGAACGGAGCCAGTGGACGTCTGCAGGTGGACGATCTGATCAGTATCGAACCGGTGGCGGACAGGGTGGAAACGACCAATCCGACCCTGACCAACCCGTTCCTGGACGATGTGTTTGAGGCAAACAACAATGTTATAACGGACGACGTGAAGATGCTGCAGCGTACCGAGACAGGGGACAATCG CAGTTCCGCCACCGAATCCAACGGTTACGGTGACCGAAAAGAAATCCCAATAGATCGAG CACACCCTTCTCCATCAAATCCCGTAGCAGTAGACAGTGTAGTAGTGGTAGCGGTACCGCCCCTAGCGGACAGTAGCACAACTAATGGTAATGGTAGTAGCGTGGATAGTAGTGTAGCAACAGATAGTAGCGTCGATAGTAGTACCGTGAAGACTAACAAACTGGAGTTCTTAAAACAACCGGAAGTGCTGCTCGATTCCCGTTCACCACCGGACTCGCCAGTGCAGCAGGTACTGTCACCGCATCCGATCATGATGACGATCACGGACGTGTTTGATCGGTTGGCGAACAGTTCCCCACTGACAGCCATTTCGGAGGAGCAACCACCGGCAGTGCTGGATGAAATGGTTGACAGCGAACCGCCAACGCTGGAAGCGATCACGGAGGAATGTTCCGGGCTGGTGGAAGAGAAACACCCCGTCCTATCCCCATCAGACAGCGTACAGGTCGAGCAGGATGATAGCGAGTATCGAACGATTTCCGAAGCGACTAACAACAGTCTCCTGCTGGCGGATTCGTTCGATGGGCTCGAATCGTTCGATACGTACGAGCCGGGGAACGATGAGTTTTGCTCGCTGATGGAACCGAATGACTCCGATCGTACGCCGGAACCCGGGCCATCGCCTGACCGGCTACAAATATGGGAAACACCACCAGCTGCACTGTATGTGTGCAATCAAGGCCAGATTGAGTTTGCAGAGCAATTGCAATCACTGGAAGAGGATACTACCAAGCAGCAAGACCCTTTCGAACGGACGCCAGACGATCAACCGACCCGGGTCACGCTTCAGCCCGATCTGGTAACGTTCGACAACAATGCACCGAGTCCGGAGTCGGGTCCACCAGGGATAGTGGCCGTCACGGAGCAGATGCGTGCGTACTGCGAAGAATTAAAAGCGATTCTAAATCTTCCTGAAGATGAAGAGCCCTCTCAGGAACTGTCCGTCCCCTTAGAGCCGGAACCGGAACAGTGGGAAATTGTGGACACACCGGAAGCTCTGGAAGCGCTAGAACAGttccaaaatgagctgctgaTTGCTGTCAGCGATCCAACGCAAACAGAGGTTCGACCGTGCAGCAATCATGCGATTCGGGAGGAACCACTGCTGGAGCTTGAGGATAGATTCCCCAGCCCAATAGAGGTGGCCGGGCTGCAGATGGCACAGTACAGTGACAGTTTGAAAAGCCTGGAGTACGTCGAGGAAGGAACTGTGATGGATGAGGAAACGTTACCCCTTCCAGACGCTTTCATCGAACGTGGCGAGTCACCGCAAGCGTTGCTTGTCTCTTCAGAAGATTCTTCACAGCCCATAGTAACGGTCAGCCACACACCTTCTACCGAACCGGTACCATCCATCACGACAGTGAGCCAGGCAGGGGAGGAACACCCACCCACCAGCACGGAGGAAACGATGCTCACGTCGATCGAGTCCCGGGACGAGTCGAAGATCGAGGACACGAGCATGCCCGCGTTCAGTGATACCGAGCTTCCTTCCCTCTCATCGCCATTCACTTCCTTCTCACTTACCAATTCTACCattaacaacaacagcaacaacaacaacaattgcaTGCCAACTAACATCAGCCTCACGGAACAGGGTCCTAACCATCTTGTCACTAACCACACCTCGAATAACACGAATCCAAGTATTGATGTAGGCGAGTCTGCGCTGGAAGTTGATCCAGAGCAACCGCCCGTAGTGGAATCGGTCGCTGACGTATGTTCGCTCGTTCCAGCACAAATAGCAACCAATGGAGGCGATGTACCGGAGGTACAGGGTGATTCTGGAGAGCAGGACGCGTCCTTGGATGCACCGGACACGCTCATACCAG GATCCATTGCCGAGCGGGAGCATCTGAAGTGGCGTAATGCCAAACCGATCGCCAACAACCCGTACTCGCCCGATGTGCTCCAGCGTCGGCTGTCGGAAAAGGCACGCCCGTCCAGCATGATCGAGATCGATCGGTTGGTGCGGAAGGAGGCGGCCCCAGCCACCGGAGGAGCTGCCGGCGGTGTGCTGATCGACGATGAGGAACCACCCAAAGAGCCGACGGACTCGGGGACGGAGAACGATCGCTCGTTACAGTCGGTGACGGGTGGCGTACTGACAGAAACGAAGAA GATCGGTCGCGAGTACTACATCAACGATCCAGAGCGTCTGCGTGCGGGCGGTGCCCCCTTAAAGTCCACCCTAGGACCACAGACCCAAACCCAGCAGCCAGCGCACAGTACCGACGACGAGAAA TCCCTTCTGCTTGGCCGTGCTGTGGATGAGAGTGAAGCTGCAGCCCCACAAAAACTCACCCCCGAACCGGTCAGCTCGCTGTACCGCTCGAGCAGCGTCGGTAAGCAGCGAGATCCCAGGGCGGAAGACATCTTCGCTGCCCGCCCGGTACAGGTGACGGCCGACGATCCGATCCTGCAGCAGGGCACGAAGGTGAGCTACCTCAGTACGGCGGCCCGCGAGATCTATCTCGTACCCGTGGAGTCCGAACCGAACGGAGGCTCACTGATGAGCTCTTCCTCTGAGCTGAGCTCCGTTCACTCACCGACGAACGCTCATCAGCGCCCGGAGCTGGATAGCCTCACGTACAGCGAAGACTCGGATGTGACGCGTATCTACGACCTAACGACCGGGGAGGCGAAGGTCGTACGTACGTACCACTCGGAAACGGAGCCACCGCACGATACGATCCTGCAAATACTACCTCAACCCTCACCGACCAAACAGCAGCCAGCGCTGATGGCGACTGCCCCTAGTCATGaacagtcgtcgtcgtcgtccaccGTATCGGCCCTTAAAAGTCAACTTTCCACCGGCGAACGGGCGGATGTTGGCAGCTATCTTCGCCGTTCGCCATTTCCCGTGAAACCACTCTCGCCCGAAACGATCAAATTCTTTGCGCCGAAGCGAAAGCTTAGCTTTACCGGCAGCACGAACAGTTTGGTGGGGGAGTCGGGGGCCAAGGGAGCTGGTAGTGAGCAGGGTACTACACACGTGCTGCCCTCGATGCACTCGTCGCTGCACATTGACTTCCCCGCGAGCCGGAACGCGACGGGCAGCGAGTTTGCGATCATCGAGAAGGATGTGATCGATGTGCTGCCGTCGGTGAAGGAGCTGGCCAAGTGTTACAGTGGTAGCACGAGCGATGTGTCCACGTTGCCACCGAAACCACTGTACAAACCGAGG GTCAAGCTTAGAAAG GACTTTATCCGCCAGTCGTCCGATGTGCTGAATGAGGAAGGCATGCCCAACACGAAGGGCCAGCGGCAGTACAGCAGCACGAGCAGCATAGCGGTGCGGGACGAGATACGGGAGATCCGGAAGCTCAACCTGGAAGCGTACCGACAGTCGACGTACTACCCGATGGCTCCCGGGCACAGCATAACGGCGCGCAGCCTGTCGAAGCAAATTCGTGAGCATAA GAGCAACGTTACAGACGACCATAAGGTGGGCCACCACCAGCAGGAGGAGCAAGCGGCACCAGCACCGCTGGTGCCGGGTGGTGCCGATGGTGAGCTCAACGGAACCGatgcagacgacgaacccggcCATGCATCTCCGGAGCGTCCCGCCAGCCCCGTACTACTGCCCGGCCATCTGAAGAGTAGCATACAGTTTTTCGAAAGCCTCAAGAACAAACCGTAA
- the LOC121592764 gene encoding uncharacterized protein LOC121592764 isoform X5, with the protein MLPADRFLSSPWLPGSTMKLTPGAGITLLIGIAGSIFLVAQSHRLLRSKLSQRRRSSRKPDAAECYMCNANIELETPDSFATCRGCEKLVCRGENCCQWVESIGIWECTGCQSNRVIQQKAGEWLLNQLTVRLKHPGPVELKDGNLLGLGLDTDDARSTTSSTTTTVSANQRVKVREFIEELLSAMLHGPLDDVSVGQLMKHESYLPLWEGQQQHHSPSDQHFELKRLIQRILEEIAKLPELLNHSGLPLRPEEHLPYFDPKKYEQLLATAVLNKVVDDYRNPKNFTDGGDVAGKGQTGAGATPYTGTTVDINHNQLSETGSSQSLLSKESLRQMSVTADDQAPQPHEGVSYSAIGTERRLSDTDESYLSDYIQRHKVPLPDLSDTTGSGSGAEDDDLQSLKSNATDGTWEENWLFRKRQLKTTESSIAMLVPSPTEEVKALIGDKNADEISDLSEAGSDCEGYESDGNVNGGTVPSVAPVVVASSSKDTTSEGISSSSKTQSLDEMLPPDSLVSINSLPVNEEALSEATNSQLLADQVAQNGASGRLQVDDLISIEPVADRVETTNPTLTNPFLDDVFEANNNVITDDVKMLQRTETGDNRSSATESNGYGDRKEIPIDRAHPSPSNPVAVDSVVVVAVPPLADSSTTNGNGSSVDSSVATDSSVDSSTVKTNKLEFLKQPEVLLDSRSPPDSPVQQVLSPHPIMMTITDVFDRLANSSPLTAISEEQPPAVLDEMVDSEPPTLEAITEECSGLVEEKHPVLSPSDSVQVEQDDSEYRTISEATNNSLLLADSFDGLESFDTYEPGNDEFCSLMEPNDSDRTPEPGPSPDRLQIWETPPAALYVCNQGQIEFAEQLQSLEEDTTKQQDPFERTPDDQPTRVTLQPDLVTFDNNAPSPESGPPGIVAVTEQMRAYCEELKAILNLPEDEEPSQELSVPLEPEPEQWEIVDTPEALEALEQFQNELLIAVSDPTQTEVRPCSNHAIREEPLLELEDRFPSPIEVAGLQMAQYSDSLKSLEYVEEGTVMDEETLPLPDAFIERGESPQALLVSSEDSSQPIVTVSHTPSTEPVPSITTVSQAGEEHPPTSTEETMLTSIESRDESKIEDTSMPAFSDTELPSLSSPFTSFSLTNSTINNNSNNNNNCMPTNISLTEQGPNHLVTNHTSNNTNPSIDVGESALEVDPEQPPVVESVADVCSLVPAQIATNGGDVPEVQGDSGEQDASLDAPDTLIPGSIAEREHLKWRNAKPIANNPYSPDVLQRRLSEKARPSSMIEIDRLVRKEAAPATGGAAGGVLIDDEEPPKEPTDSGTENDRSLQSVTGGVLTETKKIGREYYINDPERLRAGGAPLKSTLGPQTQTQQPAHSTDDEKSLLLGRAVDESEAAAPQKLTPEPVSSLYRSSSVGKQRDPRAEDIFAARPVQVTADDPILQQGTKVSYLSTAAREIYLVPVESEPNGGSLMSSSSELSSVHSPTNAHQRPELDSLTYSEDSDVTRIYDLTTGEAKVVRTYHSETEPPHDTILQILPQPSPTKQQPALMATAPSHEQSSSSSTVSALKSQLSTGERADVGSYLRRSPFPVKPLSPETIKFFAPKRKLSFTGSTNSLVGESGAKGAGSEQGTTHVLPSMHSSLHIDFPASRNATGSEFAIIEKDVIDVLPSVKELAKCYSGSTSDVSTLPPKPLYKPRVKLRKDFIRQSSDVLNEEGMPNTKGQRQYSSTSSIAVRDEIREIRKLNLEAYRQSTYYPMAPGHSITARSLSKQIREHKSNVTDDHKVGHHQQEEQAAPAPLVPGGADGELNGTDADDEPGHASPERPASPVLLPGHLKSSIQFFESLKNKP; encoded by the exons TAAACTCAGCCAACGACGGCGCTCTTCCCGGAAGCCCGATGCGGCAGAGTGTTACATGTGTAACGCAAACATCGAGCTCGAAACTCCAGACAG CTTCGCAACATGCCGCGGTTGCGAAAAACTGGTCTGCCGGGGCGAAAACTGCTGCCAGTGGGTGGAATCGATCGGCATCTGGGAATGTACCGGCTGCCAGTCGAATCGCGTAATCCAGCAGAAGGCGGGCGAATGGCTGCTGAATCAGTTGACCGTCCGGCTGAAGCACCCGGGCCCGGTAGAGCTGAAGGACGGCAATCTGCTCGGTCTCGGTTTGG ACACGGACGATGCTCGCAGCACCACTTCCAGCACAACGACGACCGTTTCGGCCAACCAGCGTGTGAAGGTGCGAGAATTCATCGAGGAGCTGCTGTCCGCTATGCTGCACGGTCCGCTGGACGATGTATCCGTTGGGCAGCTAATGAAACATGAAAGCT atcTACCACTATGGGAAGgtcaacagcagcatcacaGCCCGAGCGATCAGCACTTCGAGCTGAAGCGACTGATACAGAGGATACTGGAAGAGATCGCCAAGCTGCCGGAGCTGCTGAACCACAGTGGCCTGCCGCTACGGCCGGAAGAGCATCTGCCGTACTTCGATCCGAAGAAGTACGAGCAGCTGTTGGCCACTGCGGTGCTGAACAAG GTGGTGGACGACTATCGGAATCCGAAAAACTTCACCGACGGCGGTGACGTGGCAGGCAAGGGGCAGACCGGCGCTGGTGCCACCCCGTACACCGGTACCACGGTGGACATTAACCACAATCAGCTGTCCGAGACGG GTAGCAGCCAAAGTTTGCTGAGTAAAGAAAGCCTCAGACAGATGTCCGTAACG GCTGACGATCAAGCACCACAACCACACGAAGGCGTCAGCTACAGTGCGATCGGCACGGAAAGGCGGCTCTCCGACACGGACGAATCCTACCTGAGCGACTACATCCAGCGGCATAAAGTCCCGCTGCCCGATCTGTCCGACACGACCGGTTCCGGGTCCGGTGCCGAGGACGACGATCTGCAATCGCTCAAGTCGAACGCGACCGATGGTACGTGGGAGGAAAATTGGCTGTTCCGCAAGCGGCAACTGAAGACGACCGAATCCTCGATCGCCATGCTCGTACCGTCGCCCACGGAAGAGGTGAAGGCACTGATCGGGGACAAGAATGCGGACGAGATCAGTGATCTGTCCGAGGCTGGATCGGACTGTGAAGGGTACGAGTCGGATGGCAATGTGAACGGTGGCACTGTACCATCGGTAGCGCCTGTGGTTGTGGCATCAAGCAGCAAAGACACAACGAGTGAGGGAATTTCGTCCTCCTCCAAGACACAATCGCTGGACGAGATGCTGCCGCCCGACAGTCTCGTGTCGATCAACTCGTTGCCGGTCAATGAGGAGGCACTGTCGGAAGCTACCAACAGTCAGCTGCTGGCCGATCAGGTCGCACAGAACGGAGCCAGTGGACGTCTGCAGGTGGACGATCTGATCAGTATCGAACCGGTGGCGGACAGGGTGGAAACGACCAATCCGACCCTGACCAACCCGTTCCTGGACGATGTGTTTGAGGCAAACAACAATGTTATAACGGACGACGTGAAGATGCTGCAGCGTACCGAGACAGGGGACAATCG CAGTTCCGCCACCGAATCCAACGGTTACGGTGACCGAAAAGAAATCCCAATAGATCGAG CACACCCTTCTCCATCAAATCCCGTAGCAGTAGACAGTGTAGTAGTGGTAGCGGTACCGCCCCTAGCGGACAGTAGCACAACTAATGGTAATGGTAGTAGCGTGGATAGTAGTGTAGCAACAGATAGTAGCGTCGATAGTAGTACCGTGAAGACTAACAAACTGGAGTTCTTAAAACAACCGGAAGTGCTGCTCGATTCCCGTTCACCACCGGACTCGCCAGTGCAGCAGGTACTGTCACCGCATCCGATCATGATGACGATCACGGACGTGTTTGATCGGTTGGCGAACAGTTCCCCACTGACAGCCATTTCGGAGGAGCAACCACCGGCAGTGCTGGATGAAATGGTTGACAGCGAACCGCCAACGCTGGAAGCGATCACGGAGGAATGTTCCGGGCTGGTGGAAGAGAAACACCCCGTCCTATCCCCATCAGACAGCGTACAGGTCGAGCAGGATGATAGCGAGTATCGAACGATTTCCGAAGCGACTAACAACAGTCTCCTGCTGGCGGATTCGTTCGATGGGCTCGAATCGTTCGATACGTACGAGCCGGGGAACGATGAGTTTTGCTCGCTGATGGAACCGAATGACTCCGATCGTACGCCGGAACCCGGGCCATCGCCTGACCGGCTACAAATATGGGAAACACCACCAGCTGCACTGTATGTGTGCAATCAAGGCCAGATTGAGTTTGCAGAGCAATTGCAATCACTGGAAGAGGATACTACCAAGCAGCAAGACCCTTTCGAACGGACGCCAGACGATCAACCGACCCGGGTCACGCTTCAGCCCGATCTGGTAACGTTCGACAACAATGCACCGAGTCCGGAGTCGGGTCCACCAGGGATAGTGGCCGTCACGGAGCAGATGCGTGCGTACTGCGAAGAATTAAAAGCGATTCTAAATCTTCCTGAAGATGAAGAGCCCTCTCAGGAACTGTCCGTCCCCTTAGAGCCGGAACCGGAACAGTGGGAAATTGTGGACACACCGGAAGCTCTGGAAGCGCTAGAACAGttccaaaatgagctgctgaTTGCTGTCAGCGATCCAACGCAAACAGAGGTTCGACCGTGCAGCAATCATGCGATTCGGGAGGAACCACTGCTGGAGCTTGAGGATAGATTCCCCAGCCCAATAGAGGTGGCCGGGCTGCAGATGGCACAGTACAGTGACAGTTTGAAAAGCCTGGAGTACGTCGAGGAAGGAACTGTGATGGATGAGGAAACGTTACCCCTTCCAGACGCTTTCATCGAACGTGGCGAGTCACCGCAAGCGTTGCTTGTCTCTTCAGAAGATTCTTCACAGCCCATAGTAACGGTCAGCCACACACCTTCTACCGAACCGGTACCATCCATCACGACAGTGAGCCAGGCAGGGGAGGAACACCCACCCACCAGCACGGAGGAAACGATGCTCACGTCGATCGAGTCCCGGGACGAGTCGAAGATCGAGGACACGAGCATGCCCGCGTTCAGTGATACCGAGCTTCCTTCCCTCTCATCGCCATTCACTTCCTTCTCACTTACCAATTCTACCattaacaacaacagcaacaacaacaacaattgcaTGCCAACTAACATCAGCCTCACGGAACAGGGTCCTAACCATCTTGTCACTAACCACACCTCGAATAACACGAATCCAAGTATTGATGTAGGCGAGTCTGCGCTGGAAGTTGATCCAGAGCAACCGCCCGTAGTGGAATCGGTCGCTGACGTATGTTCGCTCGTTCCAGCACAAATAGCAACCAATGGAGGCGATGTACCGGAGGTACAGGGTGATTCTGGAGAGCAGGACGCGTCCTTGGATGCACCGGACACGCTCATACCAG GATCCATTGCCGAGCGGGAGCATCTGAAGTGGCGTAATGCCAAACCGATCGCCAACAACCCGTACTCGCCCGATGTGCTCCAGCGTCGGCTGTCGGAAAAGGCACGCCCGTCCAGCATGATCGAGATCGATCGGTTGGTGCGGAAGGAGGCGGCCCCAGCCACCGGAGGAGCTGCCGGCGGTGTGCTGATCGACGATGAGGAACCACCCAAAGAGCCGACGGACTCGGGGACGGAGAACGATCGCTCGTTACAGTCGGTGACGGGTGGCGTACTGACAGAAACGAAGAA GATCGGTCGCGAGTACTACATCAACGATCCAGAGCGTCTGCGTGCGGGCGGTGCCCCCTTAAAGTCCACCCTAGGACCACAGACCCAAACCCAGCAGCCAGCGCACAGTACCGACGACGAGAAA TCCCTTCTGCTTGGCCGTGCTGTGGATGAGAGTGAAGCTGCAGCCCCACAAAAACTCACCCCCGAACCGGTCAGCTCGCTGTACCGCTCGAGCAGCGTCGGTAAGCAGCGAGATCCCAGGGCGGAAGACATCTTCGCTGCCCGCCCGGTACAGGTGACGGCCGACGATCCGATCCTGCAGCAGGGCACGAAGGTGAGCTACCTCAGTACGGCGGCCCGCGAGATCTATCTCGTACCCGTGGAGTCCGAACCGAACGGAGGCTCACTGATGAGCTCTTCCTCTGAGCTGAGCTCCGTTCACTCACCGACGAACGCTCATCAGCGCCCGGAGCTGGATAGCCTCACGTACAGCGAAGACTCGGATGTGACGCGTATCTACGACCTAACGACCGGGGAGGCGAAGGTCGTACGTACGTACCACTCGGAAACGGAGCCACCGCACGATACGATCCTGCAAATACTACCTCAACCCTCACCGACCAAACAGCAGCCAGCGCTGATGGCGACTGCCCCTAGTCATGaacagtcgtcgtcgtcgtccaccGTATCGGCCCTTAAAAGTCAACTTTCCACCGGCGAACGGGCGGATGTTGGCAGCTATCTTCGCCGTTCGCCATTTCCCGTGAAACCACTCTCGCCCGAAACGATCAAATTCTTTGCGCCGAAGCGAAAGCTTAGCTTTACCGGCAGCACGAACAGTTTGGTGGGGGAGTCGGGGGCCAAGGGAGCTGGTAGTGAGCAGGGTACTACACACGTGCTGCCCTCGATGCACTCGTCGCTGCACATTGACTTCCCCGCGAGCCGGAACGCGACGGGCAGCGAGTTTGCGATCATCGAGAAGGATGTGATCGATGTGCTGCCGTCGGTGAAGGAGCTGGCCAAGTGTTACAGTGGTAGCACGAGCGATGTGTCCACGTTGCCACCGAAACCACTGTACAAACCGAGG GTCAAGCTTAGAAAG GACTTTATCCGCCAGTCGTCCGATGTGCTGAATGAGGAAGGCATGCCCAACACGAAGGGCCAGCGGCAGTACAGCAGCACGAGCAGCATAGCGGTGCGGGACGAGATACGGGAGATCCGGAAGCTCAACCTGGAAGCGTACCGACAGTCGACGTACTACCCGATGGCTCCCGGGCACAGCATAACGGCGCGCAGCCTGTCGAAGCAAATTCGTGAGCATAA GAGCAACGTTACAGACGACCATAAGGTGGGCCACCACCAGCAGGAGGAGCAAGCGGCACCAGCACCGCTGGTGCCGGGTGGTGCCGATGGTGAGCTCAACGGAACCGatgcagacgacgaacccggcCATGCATCTCCGGAGCGTCCCGCCAGCCCCGTACTACTGCCCGGCCATCTGAAGAGTAGCATACAGTTTTTCGAAAGCCTCAAGAACAAACCGTAA